In the genome of Pseudomonas bubulae, one region contains:
- a CDS encoding enoyl-CoA hydratase yields the protein MSYETILLDIHGQVGLITLNRPQALNALNAQLIREVNHALDSLEADNGIGCIVITGSKKSFAAGADIKEMADLSYPQIYLDDLFSDSDRVAARRKPIIAAVAGFALGGGCELAMMCDFILAGDNAKFGQPEINLGVLPGMGGTQRLTRAVGKAKAMEMCLSGRLIGAEEAERSGLVARVVPVDELLDEALKVAATIAKKSLPVLMQTKECVNRAFEVNLAEGVRFERRVFHALFATQDQKEGMAAFVEKREAQFKNQ from the coding sequence ATGAGCTACGAAACCATTCTGTTGGACATCCATGGGCAAGTGGGCCTGATTACCCTGAACCGCCCCCAGGCGCTGAATGCTCTGAATGCGCAATTGATCCGCGAAGTAAACCACGCGCTGGACAGCCTGGAAGCCGATAACGGGATTGGCTGTATCGTTATCACCGGCTCGAAGAAATCCTTTGCTGCCGGTGCGGACATCAAGGAGATGGCCGACCTGAGCTACCCGCAAATTTATCTTGATGACCTGTTTTCCGACAGCGACCGTGTGGCGGCCAGGCGCAAGCCGATTATTGCTGCAGTCGCGGGTTTTGCCCTGGGTGGCGGTTGTGAACTGGCAATGATGTGTGACTTTATTCTGGCCGGGGACAACGCCAAATTCGGCCAGCCTGAAATCAACCTGGGGGTGTTGCCGGGCATGGGCGGCACACAGCGCCTGACCCGTGCGGTGGGCAAGGCCAAGGCCATGGAAATGTGCCTGAGCGGGCGTTTGATAGGCGCAGAAGAGGCGGAACGTTCGGGGTTGGTGGCCCGTGTGGTGCCGGTGGATGAATTGCTCGACGAAGCGCTGAAGGTAGCGGCCACCATTGCCAAAAAGTCCCTGCCGGTGCTGATGCAGACCAAGGAATGCGTCAACCGTGCCTTTGAGGTGAACCTGGCTGAAGGTGTGCGTTTCGAGCGTCGGGTATTCCACGCCTTGTTCGCCACACAGGATCAGAAAGAAGGCATGGCGGCGTTTGTTGAAAAACGCGAGGCGCAGTTCAAGAACCAATAA